TTTACCAAAAGAGGAATTACATCACCAAATTGTCTCTGAAGTCGGGATGGTTCTCACGtttatttctcttaaaaatagactcattgaggaatttaagcatgtaaattaaaaaccataattatttttgtaaaatttatagttatttttccaaagttgaaataggggatttcgaaatcattctAATCTtgtcttactaaaatttaaatatctcataatttataactcttttcttactttatttcttccatatgaaaatagactcaataaccttgaatttcatattttattcaatatttaattcactttccactatttttggtgattttccaaagtgaTACCATTGCATGCTATCCATACAATTTTTATTgctaattttattcaatcatgTTTTCTTTGCATTAATTCTCACTTACACTCACATAACACTAAAGTATATTCATAATTAGCCATGCCAATAGCTATTCATCATCATTTATTTACAAATCTTCGTTGTTTTAACACTTGTTCCATATCAACTTCACTCAAGTTTGACCACATATCGCGCACATTGTCCACCACAtattcacattcatttccaCTTAATCATTTTTCGGTTGAACACTTAAGAATATTATTGGATACGTCAGAAATttgcacataagtgccacacttgTAGCAAAAGCAACTTCACATCATTTTTCACTTTAGCTCGTTCTCGAGCTATTCACTTTCTcaggtctgctcacacaagctgtcagtctTTTGTTACTACTCAGTGCTGCACTGTTGCttacacaagctgtcaggtatTCGCAACATATGCCGGTATACCCAGCCACTGGTAGAACTTAAGACCAACACCCGAGTTCACATTAATCACAGTTTCGCATCACGacctactcacacaagctgtcagtcatTCGTTACTACtcagtgctgctcacacaagctatcaggTATCCGCAACATATGCCGGTATACCCAGCCACTGGTAGAACTTATGACCAACGCTCAGATCCACTTtattcacaatttcacatagaTCTCTAATGACATGCCACTTGTATCCCattctattcctaaggttcaaccgagaaAATTTCCCACACttcattattttgtaaatttttattcgatattcaatcacatatatcataaaatatatctttcatccacatatcataaaatatgtcgaacataaaatcataaattaaaattgatgcattatttacataaaaCTTACTTTTGTGCAACAATatagaaatttagaaatttagtctttaatcttttcttttctctaatcaaggtcgattccacttctttcttgatctataataacatatttagtttatataacattcacattattcaatccattccaaaatcacattttggaaaaattacattttaccctAAAGTTTAACAAATTTACGATTTTGCTCATAGGCtcgtaaattaaactttattccttttcttatgttttataacatgctgaacattttatcttctatagcaacatcaaattcttgctataacatgcacttatgaacaataataatttttaccgattatgccgtttcacttgttttcattgaaaatcgcttagcaaaaattgtttaacacaatttcaagcttcatattataccataaaacataaaaataaacacatttcacctatgggtattttttcaaatataaaccctaggttaaattattgctagaataagctaaattaagctactggacttcaaaaacgtaaagaacattaaaaagcttggaagcttgaaaaccctaaccatggcttcccccttgctagtttcgttcatcatggagaagatggacaaatttttggctattttggtctttttaattcttttaattactaattgaccaaaatgcccccaacttaaaaatatcctacttcacttatctcttgtccatttttgtccaacaagttaaccaatggtctaattaccatttaaggacctccaatttaaaatttcataacaattggacacttctaacatgtagaactcaacttttgcactttttacaatttagtccttttggctaaattgagtgcccaaaatgttgaaatttttgaacaaattttttttacaaaatcatttcgtgaaattgtagaccataaaaatataataaaaataaattttttcctcgtcaaatttgtggtcccgaaaccactattccgactaggcctaaaatcgggctattacaattGGTCATTTTAAGGTATTCTCTCCGTTTTCGTTACAATACAACAAGTAAAGAAGGGCatctgtaataggccaattttggctTGGGCCcagataaaaaaaaacccaaataaataaaagtccaAAAAGATTAATAGTCCATTACAATGAATAAAAGCCTACCACCCAATTACCAGCCCAAAACAAAAAGCAAGCCCAATAAAACTAGTCCACTACTCAATCAAATAACCGAAACTAAAACCTAATAGCCCAAAACTAACCTAGCCCAATTAGCCCAACatctaaacaaaacaaaaaccctagcccCCTAAGGCTCCAGCTCTGCATGTCAGAACCACCTACGCTACACGCCATCGCCGCTCGAGGCTCGCCTGTACGTTTCGAATCCCACTGCCGTGAGTAGAGGAGGTCATTGTTCCCGATGATGGACGGTTCTCTTTGGTAAAACGGAAGAAAAATCGAAGGGATTCTTTTGGGTTAAGCTTTTGCAAAAAAATAGCCCTAGATCCGGGCTTTACGCGTCAGAGCGCTCAAAACGGGAGTTTTTGGTGAACTACGGCCACCGTGGGTGGTGATCGCCCCCATCAGCCGATCGCCACGGCGGTGTTTGATGATCAGACCTAGTGGCTTTGAAAGAAAGAGGAAAGAgcttttagagtttttttttaaacaaggttaaaatgaaagtttttgaaattttttttatttaaatagcaGTTGTGAAACGACGCCATTTCACTTAGGCCCTTTAACGCCAAAACGATGTCGCTTTCGGGGGCCGACCCGAGACCTGACCCGCACGGCTAGGATCCGTGTGTTTTCTAGCGCCTGGGATAATTTTCGCAGTCGATCCTTCTGCCTTTTTGCTCAttgtcaatttaatcctttttttatttttaattttaccctGTGATTTTTgcattgtttcattttagtccatattAGAACTATGCGTTTTGAAAGATAGGGAATATTTTCCCATTTGGTCCCTCCCTTTTATTTGCGCATTACGATTAGGTCCTTCACCTTATTTCAATTCCCGATTCCtcccctaaaattttgtttggcttgctttcaatttcaatccttattttattttgttttaatttattacacatgtattttctaGTTAccataaaattgtcaaaatctttgatttattttataatataatattacaatataattaatataaattacaatataataatataataatataatctaattaaataatatatttatatataaaaaaaatctaagatttttatcaACATATGCTGCCTCATTTATACATTAGGTATAATTgcctatttggtcctttttattttcttttaatctacaTTTAAACTTTcacactttattcaatttagtcctttttgctaaTTACTCCTAATTAAGACAATTTCACCTAATCAAAGCCTAATTAAACACATCACTAGACTCATAGATATTTCTAGTAATTATTTACGAACGCATTTCGCTAAGACGGAGACCCGATAATATACTTTTctgatgcccgtgaattttgggtcattacaggCAAGAACTAAGGCTAATTGGTAAATTTTTATCGAAGAACAAAAAGACTCAAAAGCTTGCATTGCAACATTAGCTTGAAGCAGCAAATCCAAAGAACTTTAGTTAATTTATCCTTGTTCTTCATTATCTGATACCGATGTGGGTTGATTCGGGTTATTTCATATCAATCCAAGATATTTACAAAGAGAGAGGAacaatgattattttgattactcTTAGTGTCTGGCTCGCATGAACTATTTTTCTAACACttaaaattcaactaaaattaataatttattagtaattattaaaaattgccccactatttaatatatatatatatatttattaaaacaatttacttaattttatagaaaaatattatagtgaatggaaaaaaattttggataattttttaaaacttttaaatcaaattgatggaattaataatttaaaagctaTTAATAAATGGGAAAGTaaaaattgttttgataatGATAccttactttattattattattataaattaaaaatacaaaagaatgtaaaagagaaagaataataaaaaaataaggtaaaaataaggaatgataataaaaaaataattaagggtataaatgaaaaagaaaaacaattagtGGTCAATGTGTTGATAGAGACATTCATGCTTCGTTTGGTTCAATGTAATGGCAAAGCCATTACAGGACGGTTCCAATTTCTACATTAAAGCAGAGGTTTGGTTCATTGGAAAGCTTAAAACGTCGAATGGCGATTACAGCTTTATTCTGAAAATCGTTGAATAGCCATTTAGGGGAGGAGGTGCCAAATTGGCTATTCCAACCTCTCCACCGAATGATCTTCTTTTCCCTTTCGAAAATACCCTCAGACCGAAAACTACCCATGCAATGCAATTGAGCAATAAACTGTCTTAAAAATAAAACGTTATATTTGTGTAAATTAAGCATCAATTTGACACTTGTTCACGAGCTAagtttattatttagtttagaaaacgggccagGCCTcgggtaaaatttttttggcccgggctcggcccggccagaattatatattaaatatatatatttatttttaatcaaatatactttttaacttTCATGTTTTTTCGATTGCTTTTTAGGTTACCTTCCTTTCTAATTGtcgaaaatttaatttagcttacaatttgtagtttgttataaaattaaatattttgattggtTAATGTATAGATATTCTGGTTGGTTGACTATATTTTGCAGgttttttatgctattttggtgttgtaaaatttaatatgggccggGCTCGagcttagcaattttctttcgggccgggcttggacaaatttttaggcccatattttgggccgtgCTGGGTCTGGGCCTagaaaacgggcctaaaattttgtttggacccggcccgacccatgatcacctctagctATATCTATATACCCTCTTTACTTCAAGCTAAAAGCTATAGAAACACAcgcaaaaataattactaataattttttttacttttaaaataagtcataaattcaattatacaaaaaatttaatcgaatatcttaaataattattttatagttttataataattaatctcCACGCTCATTActgttattatatttaatatataatttaatttcaccgTAATCGAAATTAATCTTTATCTTCAATTCAAATAAACCAAATTCTCTAATTTTCGACTCAAGCTTGTAATTATCAAGCAAATCAAGTTCGAGTATTCTGAGCTTacaaacctaattaaattaactttttaaaataaatatatattttttatgcacATATAATTtggaatttcaaaataattaaaatctaaatccTACAATAAGTATCAACATTGAAACTAATCTGTTCACCCACAACAACTTGGGCACTAGAAATCATTCCCCCTTTACAAAATGCATCCATCACTATGTTATACGTGTTAATATCTTGATTTTATCAACAAGACCCTCCTTATGGAGTCCCTTCTCACAAAGAAAGCTAATGACCTCAGTATAGGTTTCAACATCATGTTTGAAACCTTACCTTCTTTGCACAATCTCCTAATCAAAGCtccaataattttaaaattaggccAGAAACCTGAGGTGACCATTTTAAAAGCTCCAATAATATTGGGTTCGGGCTTCTATTTGGCAATTTGtttcttgtgttttttgtttagATGATGAGAAAGGAAAGTCAAGATGAATGAAcaagtttgatttttattttattggtttgTTATGTTCATGTTAGTCTGGTAAAAAGTCTTAAACTGGGTCTGAGGATTTAATCTGTACTTCTCCTTTGTTggaatttacttttttttttatttggaaattatttgtttggttgttgAGAAAGGAAGGGAAACtaaatcatgatatatatatttgtttggaTAATGAGCAAAGCAAGTGATAGTTTGTTTCTTACTTATATTGTTTGACTTTGTTAGTTGTTTGGTGCCAGAGCTGGAAGCCCGAATCAAGAAGTACTCAGAAGGGAATCTAGAGGCAATCCTTCCAGTTCTTCACGCCATTTTGCAGAGAATGTTGGCTGGGAAGCATGACGAGGCGGATGAATTGCGGAGAAAGCTGAAAACCCATGGTTTTTGCAGAAAATAAGTCTCATTTAGAACCTCGGGTAAGATTTTTTAGTTCGAGCTCGATATGAATATtcaatgtttttatataaagaaTGAGTTCCTGGTAAAAGGTTTGCATTTCTTGTTATtagtaaaattcaattttcatttatttaatctcCAATTTCATTTGTGATTCGTTTGATTTTgttgatttaaatttatcaaatattttttcttcatttatgttattcatcttttaatggaaatttttcaattttgatttatttaatatccAATTGCAGTTTAGAATgtcatttgttttggtttggttattttagatttgtcaaatattttgtatatatttggGTACTATTACAAGTTTAGAAATTAAGTGAGGTGATGTAATAATTAGGACTCAAACCTagtaacataatttttcaagttCGGACCTAACAATcgggtctaaaattttgttacGGTCTAATTTGATACATCGACAATTCTACTTTAAATTAAGAAAGcccataattaaaaattttaggaattCAATCTTTATATAgattcgaattttaaaattggatacACAAATAAGAAATTAGATCAAAAGAAGGAagtatatgatatgatatgacacaaaatttctgttttttaaacaataaatcgGTGATCTTGTGGTCTTTTTTACAATCTCAATCTAGTAGTGTCGAAGAAACAAAACTTATTATGAGATAGAACCAGCGTTGTCGGAAAATGGCTTTCGTCGATGCCCGATGATCTCTATCAACCCTTTTAAGCCGCgcctttatttcttcttcttcttcctttccttCTCGTTCTCGCCTTACAGTTGCTCTCCTCAACAAAACCCCAGTTTTTATCCCCGAAGCAACCAAAATCCTGACCCGAACCAAGACATCCAGGTTCGGCTACTCGCCTTTATATTTGAAAGCCTTATGAAGTCTACCttgatttatattcaaaatgttACTGAATTAATATTTATCCACTATACAGATAGGACGGAAGCCTAATGAAGTTATGGTGGTAGACAGGAAGTTCATTTACAAGCAAACTGGGAAGCCTGTCCATTCCCTTGAAGAAACTGGCAGTGCTAAATGGTTTTTTGTCCTCAGTACATCGAAGATATTGTACGTTGGTGTGAAGAAAAAGGgtacatttcaaaatttgagtttctTGGCAGGTGGTGCTACCATTGCTGCTGGAAGATTAGTTGTTGACAATGGCGTCCTTAAGGCAGTTTGGCCACACAGTGGACATTACCGTCCGTTAGAAGAAAACTTTAACGAAAGCTTTAACAACTTCATTTCATTTCTAAGGGCGAACAATGTAGATCTTAACAATGACAAGGTAAAAAAAGGTACTATTCTTTTTGCAAATGAAAAGAATGTGCTGATTATTGTTGCTGATAATGCTTGTTTTTGTTATATTCAGATGACTCCGGTGGATGAGGAAGGAAACTTGGCTGGCAAGCAAAGAAGCAGTAACCATCTTAGATGTAACTCGTCTGAAGATGACTTTAACTTCGAGGCTGAGGAGATCAATGTCAAAGACTCGATCGATCAAATACGATAGTTGATTCATGGGGAACATGAAGCCGAGTCAAGGAGGTTCCACAGCCTTAGCTGAAAACAATGTAGCTTTTGTGCCTAGTTGTAATAAAGATAATTCGATTGGATTCATCTTTGGTGGATGGTTATGCAATAGAGGAGGAAACCGTTAGTTCGGAACTGGATTGGTATGAAAATCATGCAGATAATGAGGTGGAAGACCCTTCCTGATGAATTGATTCTTTAAAGGGTTAGCTCTAAAAGAGGATCCACATGCAAGTGGACTACGGGAGCAGCCTAACAGATCCCAGATTGGTTGCACGAAGAAAAACCCTCGAAACTCCAATTCTGTGCTTGGGAGTAAGTGAAGAATTGAGAACCTTGAATTCATCTGTGCTCAAGACGAACATTTTGTGAAAGAGAAGCATCCATTCCTAGAGTGCAGTATTATAAAGGAACACTTGCAGCCACAAGTCCATTCTCTGTTAGTTCATTCTTTGGGGtgaatagaaaaaataatataggacttgctttttcattcttttaaaaaccAGATCTCTGTAcacatttttaaaagaaatcatgtACCACAGTCTTCtacaaaatttgtttaactATTTGAATACAATTGGTCAGGCATTGAAATGCAACATTATGGTACATGTAAAAGGAATTCATAAAGAGAACTTTGGGTTGCTTTTTGACATGCTATATAAATTATGTACAGTGTGGGATCTTACGATAGCCTTTGCAAAGGAACATTGTGATATATCTATAATGGATAAAGGAGCAGCAACAAAAGCTCCACCATCGGTTCAAATGGTTGTGGAAGCATTAGCTGGAGATTTAGAATGGCGAGACACGAATGATTCTACAAGTGGATTCACAAGATGTGGAGCTTCATCCTGCATGCACATCAGTAATACAGCAACGAATTATCATATTTGTTAATAGAAAAACCTGCCGAACAATAGTTTCATGAGAGAGCAAACCTGAGGGCAGTGGCCAACATTGGGGAGGACGACAAAGTCTTCTACAGTATCAAAATCCCCGTAGGCTCTTCCAAGTTCAATGCTTTCCCATGGATCCTTGTCACCCCATGCTATCAAGACAGGACACTGCAAAAAGAGAAACAAGCAACATAAACTAACATGGAAACTGAAGGGAAAAGAAGACGGCATACGAGAAATCAGTTTAAGAAACTTACTTCAACCTGCGGAAGTAATTCCTCAGGCAGGGGACCACCTGAGTAGCATATGAACTCAAGAAAAACATCAACAGCGCCAGGTTCAAGTCCTGGATGTAGGATAATCTGAACTAGTTCTTCGGTCACTTGAGAGGTGTCATGGTAACACTGAAATGAAACACCACAATCAAGCAAAGATTAATTCATTTCTTACAAAAGTCATCATAGGATACTACCTGACAAAGAATACTTCTAACAGACTCTGGAGTGGCAACGGATCCGAAGAAAAGTTTGCCGACTGCAGTGTTCCTGCCAAGATATCATTACTGCCTGAAAAATCGATATGGCTAGTGCAACATTTCTAAACttgaatggaaaaataaaaatggttccATATCGTTTTTTTACCTAAGCAAACTTTGAAATGACGCGATGAAAGGTCTTCCAAACCATGGTTGCTTTTTGACATGAAGCATGCGCAGAGATATATTTAATAGGAATAAACCCCTACAGATCTCCGGTTTTGCGACTGCAGCTTGAAGGCCAACCAGTCCTACATGATGACACCCATTATTATACAGACATAAGCATCAAGCATAAAGTGAATTAAAACACTAATAAGGGAAATTACCTCCAATAGAGTTACAAATAAAGAAAGCTTTGTCTTTAACCACACTGCTACAAAAATCATTCAATTGGGAACCCCAAGTCTCGAATGTATAGAATGAGTCCCCAACTTCACGAGGATTCGGTTTGTCCGAATATCCATAGCCAATAAGATCAATTGCGTATACCCTATGTGATTTTGCTAGAACAGGAATATTTTTCCTCCAATGATTACTGTAGTAAGCAAAACATTAGAAGAAATGACAATTAAGGATGAACACATGGAATCAAGTTATTTAAAGGAAACCTTTGAAACAAGTAATAATTGATACACATCTGAAACATGCATATACAAACTGCACATGCAGGCAATGGACaatatgaaaaatacaaaaagcaGAACTATATTGAGCAATGTTGCAATTCACAGAAACCAATCACTTGTTTgcaaatgagaagaaaaattcAATTATGCAGACCTGTTTGCTCCAAAACCATGTACTAAAACCAAGGCAGGACCGCTACTCCCAGAACACTGATAGCGAATAGAATAGCCCTTCCAGTTCCATGTACTACAGAAACGATAGATACAATGCAACAAcatcaaaaaattaaagaaaaatttagggtcttttaaatcataatttaccATCCTTAGAAGGCAACCGCAAAATTCCCTCTAGAAAGCTAAAAAGTCAAACAGCTCAAgtagaaagagaaagaaaagagataCAAAAGAGTACCAAGTATGAATTTGAGGCTGGGGGTCGGTGCTATTGGTGTTGGTCTTATGGTGAAGTTGACCACCCGCGGCGGTTGTGGGGTGATCACTTGAAAGGGAGCATAGAAGGAAGCCAGTAGGCCTGAACCGAGAAAGGTTGAGAGTGGCGGTGGGAATATGGGTTCTTGCAATGGAGGAGAATGGGAATTCTGGTTTTGAGAAGGGGAGGGTGAGAGAGTTGAAGGTTGCTGCTGCCATTAGCATTTAGCGGAGAGAAACAAGGGGATTGGGTGTTGGCAGTTGCTTGTGCATTGCGAGGACCCTGAGGACTAGTGGTTAACAAAGGGAAAGGGGGTGTTATTATTAACCAATGTTGGGTGTTGGTCCACGTAGCTGATAATGAAATTCTCATTTATTATAATCTGCATGCCATCtgcaatttacttatttttatattaaattttttaaatatattatttgattttacattttatatatgatatttattttttattaaatttggtacacgtatttaataaaattatatattttagttttgatctatataaattatataattttatctattttcctttagaaaaattattttatatatcgtCACTAAAGCACAATGaattgtttgttaaaattataattattgaagGAGATTAAGTCTCGAACCTTCAACGAAAGATACTATTCCACTaaaattttttgtctttttaaggAACGTCTCgattaatgtaaataatatattatatgagaaatttttaatttaaaaaagggtcaaagaatgataaaatttgaatttgtattattattatttaaattattaattcgtattatttaagtgtttcttatttattgttgttattatataaaatatataattttggttttgataacaatttaataaatacataataaataatagaaaataaatatgggtatcattaataaatttctaattgtattaaagtgattattatcttaaatattttattagttagaatataattattaattatttataaatttattttaatatctttaatggtaatttttattttttaattatcatcTCATTGTCTCTCCATTTAAACTCAAACGCATACAAcattaggttaaattatatttaaggtCACTCAACTTAGTAAATTTATGTCATAGTCATTAGATTCAGGGACGAATCTAGGGGACTGGCAAGGACCTCGACCCtcactaaaatggaaaaaaaattcatttaggccatttaatttttttaattttaaattaggaaATGAAAAATTGTACTTTACCCCtctgaaaaataataaaattcttattaatcatttaaaatttataaaaaatataggctattcaaatgttgaaattgtatttttactatcataaaaattacaatttaattttggccttccctacaattttttttttacctttgcccatgattgaattattcaaatgtttttatttaaatcactagGTTATTAAGTTTTTTCTCCTTTAAAGTTTGGCTAACTAGTTTCAATTGATGATTCAACGATCAATACCCATCAGCTAGTAGAAAAACATAGATTAGTTTCAAGTCAATTTGATGCCTAGTGTTAgagattgaataaaaaaactgtttagattttggttcataaatttatgatgtttaaagttgttattatgaaaataaaaagaactatagaaaagaaaatgaattagagctTTTGATTGGTCTTGACGATGAGAGCATAAAAGTTatacaacaatgattttaacagtccaataacttaaataaaacttC
The nucleotide sequence above comes from Gossypium raimondii isolate GPD5lz chromosome 13, ASM2569854v1, whole genome shotgun sequence. Encoded proteins:
- the LOC105782133 gene encoding IQ domain-containing protein IQM2-like isoform X1, which codes for MVVDRKFIYKQTGKPVHSLEETGSAKWFFVLSTSKILYVGVKKKGTFQNLSFLAGGATIAAGRLVVDNGVLKAVWPHSGHYRPLEENFNESFNNFISFLRANNVDLNNDKMTPVDEEGNLAGKQRSSNHLRCNSSEDDFNFEAEEINVKDSIDQIR
- the LOC105782133 gene encoding IQ domain-containing protein IQM6-like isoform X2, giving the protein MVVDRKFIYKQTGKPVHSLEETGSAKWFFVLSTSKILYVGVKKKGTFQNLSFLAGGATIAAGRLVVDNGVLKAVWPHSGHYRPLEENFNESFNNFISFLRANNVDLNNDKVKKDDSGG
- the LOC105782129 gene encoding uncharacterized protein LOC105782129, giving the protein MLMAAATFNSLTLPFSKPEFPFSSIARTHIPTATLNLSRFRPTGFLLCSLSSDHPTTAAGGQLHHKTNTNSTDPQPQIHTCTWNWKGYSIRYQCSGSSGPALVLVHGFGANSNHWRKNIPVLAKSHRVYAIDLIGYGYSDKPNPREVGDSFYTFETWGSQLNDFCSSVVKDKAFFICNSIGGLVGLQAAVAKPEICRGLFLLNISLRMLHVKKQPWFGRPFIASFQSLLRNTAVGKLFFGSVATPESVRSILCQCYHDTSQVTEELVQIILHPGLEPGAVDVFLEFICYSGGPLPEELLPQVECPVLIAWGDKDPWESIELGRAYGDFDTVEDFVVLPNVGHCPQDEAPHLVNPLVESFVSRHSKSPANASTTI